The following coding sequences are from one Chloroflexota bacterium window:
- a CDS encoding DEAD/DEAH box helicase, with amino-acid sequence MNSREFIDHLKSLPFYRGQIVHQEHIPARPARYGQLDRPLPKPLERAVAEIGASRLYTHQAQAINAARAGEDVILATSTASGKTLAYNVPVLEAVLNQPEARALYLFPTKALAQDQLRALRQLTEQLGGPVFGTYDGDTPQGARTRLRQRAAIILTNPDMLHVGILPNHGLWSRFFANLRFVVIDEAHIYRGIFGSHVACVLRRLLRVCEFYGARPQFILCSATIANPGEHACRLTGRDDVVVVDDDGSPQMSKEFLLWNPPFLDRAMAARRSANAEAAFLFAEMVQHGIRNITFARTRKIAELILRYARESLQETRPDLTSRVSAYRAGYLPERRREIEQGLFHGRLLGVTATTALELGVDVGALDATVTVGYPGTIASVWQQAGRAGRGKKDSLSILIGLDNPLDQYFMREPKELFGRSPEHALIDPSNLYLLQQHLPCAAHERPLTNDDERLFGPTFAEAMAQLERQGVLEYRSNRWFVAGARYPAERVNIRSISGSMFALLDESNNYRMLEQVDGATAMFRIHPGAVYLHQGETYLVTRLDLDTQTAYVRPVDVDYYTTPREINDVRIVRSWQARQFPTCDAYYGQVRVTQQVIGYKRVQQYTETVLDNVPLNLPPQSFVTSALWFNVPEEIMKQVVRAGLDFAGGLHALEHASIGLLPLFAMCDRLDIGGLSTPCHDDTGLAHVFIYDGHPGGVGIAEKGFQMLERLWEATRKTIAGCPCQDGCPSCVQSPKCGNNNEPLDKAAAIAILDMLMQKRGAGERVPRL; translated from the coding sequence GTGAACAGCCGAGAGTTCATTGACCATCTGAAGAGTCTCCCGTTCTACCGCGGGCAGATCGTGCACCAGGAGCACATCCCCGCGCGTCCGGCGCGGTACGGGCAACTGGACCGCCCGCTCCCGAAGCCCCTGGAGCGCGCCGTGGCCGAGATCGGCGCGTCGCGACTGTACACGCACCAGGCGCAGGCCATAAACGCCGCGCGCGCAGGAGAGGACGTCATCCTCGCCACGTCCACGGCCAGCGGCAAGACCCTGGCCTACAACGTGCCCGTGCTGGAAGCCGTCCTCAACCAGCCCGAGGCCCGCGCGTTGTACCTGTTCCCCACCAAGGCGCTGGCCCAGGATCAACTGCGCGCCCTGCGCCAACTGACCGAACAACTGGGCGGCCCCGTGTTCGGCACCTACGACGGCGACACGCCACAGGGAGCGCGGACGCGGCTTCGGCAGCGCGCCGCCATCATCCTCACCAACCCCGACATGCTCCACGTGGGCATCCTGCCCAATCATGGGTTGTGGAGCCGTTTCTTCGCCAACCTACGGTTCGTCGTCATTGACGAGGCCCACATCTATCGGGGCATCTTCGGGTCGCATGTGGCCTGCGTCCTGCGGCGGCTCCTGCGGGTGTGCGAGTTCTACGGCGCGCGCCCGCAGTTCATCCTGTGCTCGGCGACCATCGCCAACCCGGGCGAACACGCCTGTCGCCTCACCGGGCGCGACGACGTCGTCGTGGTGGACGACGACGGCTCGCCCCAGATGAGCAAGGAATTCCTGCTGTGGAACCCGCCATTCTTGGACAGGGCCATGGCCGCCCGGCGCAGCGCCAACGCGGAGGCAGCCTTCCTGTTCGCCGAGATGGTCCAGCACGGCATCCGCAACATCACCTTCGCGCGGACGCGCAAGATCGCGGAACTCATCCTGCGCTACGCCCGCGAGTCGCTGCAAGAGACGCGCCCCGACCTGACGTCGCGCGTTTCCGCCTATCGCGCCGGCTACCTGCCCGAGCGGCGGCGCGAGATTGAGCAGGGGCTGTTTCACGGTCGGTTGCTGGGCGTAACCGCCACCACCGCGCTGGAACTGGGCGTGGACGTGGGCGCGCTGGATGCGACGGTTACCGTCGGCTATCCGGGCACCATCGCCAGCGTCTGGCAGCAGGCGGGACGCGCGGGCCGCGGCAAGAAGGATTCGCTCTCCATCCTCATCGGCCTGGACAACCCGCTGGATCAATACTTCATGCGCGAGCCCAAGGAACTGTTCGGGCGCAGTCCTGAACATGCGCTGATTGACCCCAGCAACCTGTACCTGCTGCAACAGCACTTGCCGTGCGCCGCGCATGAGCGCCCGCTGACCAACGATGACGAGCGCCTGTTCGGCCCCACGTTCGCCGAAGCCATGGCCCAACTGGAGCGGCAGGGCGTCCTGGAATATCGCAGCAACCGATGGTTCGTCGCCGGGGCGCGCTATCCGGCGGAGCGCGTCAACATCCGCTCCATCTCCGGCTCCATGTTCGCCCTCCTGGACGAGAGCAACAATTACCGCATGTTGGAGCAGGTGGATGGCGCTACGGCCATGTTCCGCATCCACCCCGGGGCCGTGTACCTGCACCAGGGCGAGACGTACCTGGTAACGCGCCTGGACCTGGACACGCAGACGGCCTATGTTCGCCCGGTGGATGTAGACTACTACACCACGCCGCGCGAGATCAACGACGTGCGCATCGTGCGCTCGTGGCAGGCGCGGCAGTTCCCCACGTGCGACGCCTACTACGGCCAGGTTCGCGTTACCCAGCAGGTCATCGGGTACAAGCGGGTGCAGCAGTACACGGAGACGGTGCTGGACAACGTCCCGCTGAACCTGCCGCCCCAGTCGTTCGTAACCTCGGCCCTGTGGTTTAACGTCCCCGAGGAGATCATGAAGCAGGTGGTGCGGGCCGGGCTGGATTTCGCGGGCGGGCTCCACGCGCTGGAGCACGCGAGCATCGGCCTGCTGCCGCTGTTCGCCATGTGCGACCGACTGGACATCGGCGGGCTGTCCACGCCGTGCCACGACGACACGGGCCTGGCCCATGTCTTCATCTACGACGGGCATCCGGGCGGCGTGGGCATCGCCGAAAAGGGATTCCAAATGCTGGAACGGCTTTGGGAAGCCACGCGCAAAACCATCGCCGGCTGCCCCTGCCAGGATGGCTGCCCGTCGTGCGTGCAAAGCCCCAAGTGCGGCAACAACAACGAGCCTCTGGACAAAGCCGCCGCCATCGCTATACTGGACATGCTGATGCAAAAACGGGGTGCAGGCGAGCGCGTTCCGAGACTGTGA